One genomic segment of Sorex araneus isolate mSorAra2 chromosome X, mSorAra2.pri, whole genome shotgun sequence includes these proteins:
- the BMP15 gene encoding bone morphogenetic protein 15 — protein MFIHSILRILLWGLLFFTEHSAQMAKIGQSSIALRTEAPTLPLIWELLEEVPGKQQRQPRVLGHPLRYMLELYHRSADPHGHPRENRTIGATMVRLVRPSANTAMPLRGPWHIQTLNFPLRQNRVGYQLVRATVVYRHQLHLSRFHLSCHVEPWVQKRQTNHFHSTRRGSSKPSMLSKSWAEMDITQHIQQKLWNHKGRRILQLRFMCQQQKAGQVLELRWHGTSSLDIVFLLFYFNDTHKSVYKAKALPRGLAEFTGRDPPFLRRARQAGTIRSEVPGPSQEHDGPESSQCSLHPFQVSFHQLGWDHWIIAPYLYSPNYCKGTCPRVLRHGLNSPNHAIIQNLINELVDQSVPQPSCVPYKYVPISILLIEANGSILYKEYENMIAQSCTCR, from the exons ATGTTTATCCACAGCATCCTTCGAATACTTTTATGGGGACTGCTGTTTTTTACGGAACACAGTGCCCAAATGGCAAAGATAGGACAGTCCTCTATAGCCCTTAGGACTGAGGCTCCTACCTTGCCCCTGATTTGGGAGCTGCTGGAAGAAGTTCCTGGCAAACAGCAGAGACAGCCACGGGTCCTAGGGCATCCTTTGCGGTATATGCTGGAGTTGTACCATCGTTCAGCAGACCCACATGGACACCCTAGAGAGAACCGCACAATCGGGGCCACTATGGTAAGACTGGTTAGGCCTTCAGCCAACACTGCAATGCCTCTCAGAG gTCCGTGGCATATACAGACCTTGAACTTTCCTCTGCGACAAAACCGGGTAGGATATCAATTAGTCAGGGCCACTGTGGTTTATCGCCATCAACTTCATCTAAGTCGTTTCCATCTCTCCTGCCACGTGGAACCTTGGgtacagaaaagacaaaccaaccACTTTCATTCTACACGAAGAGGTTCCTCAAAGCCTTCTATGCTTTCCAAATCATGGGCAGAAATGGACATCACACAACACATTCAGCAAAAGCTCTGGAATCACAAGGGGCGCAGGATTCTGCAACTCCGCTTCATGTGTCAGCAACAAAAAGCAGGTCAAGTACTTGAGCTCAGGTGGCATGGCACTTCATCCTTGGACATTGTCTTCTTGTTGTTCTACTTCAATGATACTCATAAAAGTGTTTATAAGGCCAAAGCTCTCCCTAGAGGCCTGGCGGAGTTTACTGGAAGGGATCCTCCTTTTTtgcggagggcccggcaagcagGTACTATCAGGTCTGAGGTTCCGGGTCCCTCTCAGGAACACGATGGACCTGAAAGTAGCCAATGTTCCCTCCATCCTTTCCAAGTCAGTTTCCACCAGCTGGGCTGGGATCACTGGATTATTGCTCCCTATCTCTACAGTCCAAACTACTGTAAGGGAACTTGTCCTCGGGTACTGCGCCATGGTCTCAATTCTCCCAATCATGCCATCATCCAGAACCTCATAAATGAACTGGTGGACCAAAGTGTACCTCAACCCTCCTGTGTCCCTTATAAGTATGTCCCTATTAGTATCCTTCTGATTGAGGCAAATGGAAGTATCTTGTATAAGGAGTATGAGAATATGATTGCCCAGTCCTGCACATGCAGGTGA